The following are encoded together in the Buteo buteo chromosome 2, bButBut1.hap1.1, whole genome shotgun sequence genome:
- the TRANK1 gene encoding TPR and ankyrin repeat-containing protein 1 isoform X1 — MDAMEYAQLMRQAGNQDFKNGNYSLAIRKYDQALHMLGCLMQWVPCSRDIAVLHCNKSTALYSLGKWREAVFSAYQSLHWDPEYVKAYYRAGHSLIMLSDSYEAISMFHKGLILLNASADRTQVADFVAGIFMSVNDERVFPPTFPPAYDYVFSARFDALIWQAVIERLAQKGKWRSCLLLLSEKKELPTNLRVNQLSLKNLFETSELYGHGEKMQEVAELVKWLISLGAKVETIGVYPLHAVIRLCIKARKNHLFRWLLTQRPDLKDRLNQQDRDGCTLLHIVASSSEYSQKRSQTEDVNMLLNFGVDPTVPDVRSRYVIDILKKNKNFDAVKAVSNHIEKHPSPEKWTGGSESRAIADKDSLLDVLEQFVQFYKFENGAYHKNVLKEDAVKRFLKLLSSVKEIPEGVVCNISHACANSFIKQLLEKQMWHKVLLLLTGKASGEKPSGGGLFKNCSLSDVDIGNVIQQCDRSDKQVHLIRCLIERGALPDGIGTNSEIPLQICLRKNYFELVYLLLTKGADPQNVSIAQGDTPLHAAVSICLNNRDGTGLNILNYLLDLFASRPSDFPYLNPNIQDDNGNTVMHVVFQRGFSKQAKRIMESLAKFDVNFNIKNKLGRDVRHRIKKNDPLLLAWNNATLEKKKYRQDIAGQSVKTSKPIPASEISQPKSTGRSSSGSSLKAPSGSAVHNDLKTLCSVKTKKDQLAKQETEGINSPLTLQESLVQAITALIQQLKLGDTLRKDHPLVQKPSSAKTNLEEERSESLQPCGSIAYPEGKGGDWEKKKGAGEFSMDLPDGEKEEPEEEKGKILDIEAYVQEFDNMTWEIECTPEMLKTLGSKGVPHYLKTKTIMTIKQLGNGEWTRGLQKPLKHLKADIQLYEAKLGKGARMLWELAIDFSPRCSESAETIMETEQRKCLPEKSGRVYTEIIRIWAIVLDHCKLNRVLDNICISYNRGLSCILRKKLKGINEGRQNHNVTTQKRVPRCYVEDPEAEKSKEHTIPEYFPPASAAELEYNIMKFHSFSTNMALNIINDVHSSVEYPFRVGELEYAVIDLNPKPMEPIILIGRSGTGKTTCCLYRLWKKFYSYWEKSTLANGPLLERQTWQQRQCSEVEKAGLEKEESELKQDSDDSSEEQMSDEQDRDSEDENFPAGTAGAEMNSCDDHEEDEMCSAEALNRLEHLHQIFVTKNPVLCQEVQKNFIELSKSSKVTSHFKPLEPNVHKLQDIKDENFPLFVTSKQLLLLLDASMPDPFFPRNEDGSLKRIIVGWSPREDLVVPNWQDEEEESNFEAEHGDDEGAADVYSRESDPRTFVTYDVFANEIWPKMIKGKSLYNPALVWKEIKSFLKGSFEALSCSGGKLTEEQYKKLGRKRSPNFTEDRSEIYHLFCLYQQIRSQRGYFDEEDLLYNLSQRLLKLRELPWSIHEFYGDEIQDFTQAELALLMKCINDPNAMFLTGDTAQSIMKGVAFRFSDLRSLFHYASKNSVNKKQRVRKPKRIYQLYQNYRSHSGILHLASGVVDLLQHYFPESFDRLPKDCGLFDGPKPTVLESCSVSDLAILLRGNKRKTQPIEFGAHQVVLVANETAKEKIPEELSLALVLTVYEAKGLEFDDVLLYNFFTDSEASKEWKIISSYTPDSDVQVGSKLLIEMPLEDATGMQKRTPFNVEMYKMLNGELKQLYTAVTRARVNLWIFDEDSDKRAPAFKYFIKREFVQVVKADEKKDLDDSMFAKTSTPEEWIAQGDYYAKHQFWEVAAKCYQKGGAAEKSKLALAHDAVLKVHSKKSSPREKQMEYMTLAKTYLECGEPKLSLKCLFQSKEFRLCAELCRKLGKMKDAAVYYQKSQCYKEASECYEQIEEFDLAIKMYCQEELYEEAAKAVERYEEMLNTKGQMISKLSCTANQLYLEAAAKYLSMNRTEEMMQVLSKLDIEDQLEFLKSRGCLRQTADLLKREGREEEAAKLMKQHGFALEAANLTAIKEFRALCLLAAARAGVTRCSESDLVDLEVILREALELCEQTEQKSGIAEAVFLQGTLKGDFTKLSNAYCQFLSLNHSAGAVEALFALSRCSTHNQNILFMATRGLMALLSLVRGLKKAATNAEKDMVKSCFAYFGIVPTGDSCQVSQNEAEPILKFLPDKPSLKERKTKGDLSVSTEEVKSALKQHLLSRLCSITHVLLNRHYPGICMKFIVGLNCEDKTCEDYHKPLLRHEAKTIFQCKMHLVAINGLLLEATRTFPKELLSQCKSFDDILTADKYASCKALLEMFFPNHFHLRILSENPKACKEILEFSNIISKPCRAVLKEYITSKFKNEDTAARRESTDLWLRAMQVFILSSGYPEEFEKLLFKEEDDYNKELNFVLSKAKNSPKSKGQGGRAKGIEGRHGMLLPDKNAENAGRTHLCFIRLLENSLEQFYVHKNPENCKRFFFRFMNVLVKKCTRYLIPSIGNTVMLLEFQYMLCCAVLMRLSKNITLCFPKSYIALIHYWEFLFRSKDHNKELRDTFSIIQEYRPKDAYVAVQNFRFHLCYLAEVLCGVHGKFNVLLDAFEDPDCITSGEAERTVVLCLVMLLNADQVQNSRYRSLLRHHFPEIKVMLKSMRKDSPSKVPERLLRVVEQVSDATHVREIAAGLQELLTERDAEYLVDCRWKWDSAYTQGHPPIRGILYETINLDRFMTSLDKTEYTDELEKELERVHCLEDQKDPLEVIALSKQQKQEQKASAQRQLRRVFHFVFLCMKWKRKACSKAEPVAMEGEEFLSEIFKKADIDQTQCDLCGVRFIQSSENYFSRSENMEADTSEAVTPTEISGEEKLHAEGNAVSVASEAYVEHRNTDEHKNNNIAYKYYADFFRRKIDPIIYDGLEVVEAITEKTYTRDYLAYKEGSNLRQRKIKENIKKISDAVEEIYERKAWAKAEEIITEHANKLVATIDEARKWLKKMDSHRIKEEGFVHDRDLENEVEDESMTFEELVYKKPSRKKGRCGKW; from the exons ATGGATGCCATGGAATATGCCCAGCTTATGCGACAAGCTGGAAaccaggattttaaaaatggaaattactcTTTGGCCATCAGAAAGTACGATCAAGCTCTACATATGCTCGGTTGTTTAATGCAGTGGGTCCC gtGTTCCAGGGACATAGCTGTGTTACACTGCAACAAATCAACTGCCTTGTACAGTCTTGGTAAATGGAGAGAAGCAGTGTTTTCAGCCTACCAGAGCTTACACTGGGATCCGGAGTATGTTAAG gctTATTACAGAGCTGGCCACTCCTTAATCATGTTATCAGACTCTTATGAGGCAATTTCTATGTTTCATAAAGGTTTGATTCTCCTAAATGCTTCTGCAGATCGAACTCAAGTTGCTGATTTTGTAGCAGGAATCTTCATGAGTGTCAACG ATGAACGAGTCTTCCCACCAACTTTTCCTCCTGCATATGATTATGTTTTCAGTGCAAGGTTTGATGCACTGATTTGGCAAGCGGTGATAGAAAGGTTGGCCCAGAAAGGGAAGTGGCGG tcttGTCTGTTGTTGTTGTCAGAGAAGAAAGAGTTGCCCACCAATCTCAGAGTCAACCAGTTATCACTGAAGAATCTCTTTGAG ACTTCTGAGTTGTATGGGCATGGCGAGAAGATGCAAGAAGTAGCGGAGTTAGTCAAGTGGCTAATTTCCCTTGGGGCAAAAGTTGAAACCATTGGAGTGTATCCGCTTCATGCTGTTATCAGACTGTGTATCAAAGCAA GAAAGAACCATCTCTTCAGGTGGTTACTGACTCAGAGGCCAGACTTGAAGGATAGGCTCAACCAGCAAGACAGAGATGGGTGTACCCTCCTGCATATTGTGGCATCTTCCAGTGAATATTCCCAGAAACGCA GCCAAACAGAAGATGTGAACATGCTCCTGAATTTTGGCGTTGATCCCACTGTTCCAGATGTGCGGTCAAGATATGTCATAGATAtcttgaaaaagaacaaaaacttcGATGCTGTAAAAGCAGTCAGCAATCACATTGAGAAACACCCTTCCCCTGAGAAATGGACAG GGGGGAGTGAAAGCAGAGCCATAGCTGATAAAGATTCTCTCCTGGATGTTCTTGAACAGTTTGTCCAGTTCTACAAGTTTGAAAATGGAGCATATCATAAAAATGTCTTGAAGGAAGATGCAGTTAAGCGATTTCTGAAACTGCTATCTTCTGTGAAAG AAATCCCTGAAGGGGTGGTTTGTAACATCTCTCATGCCTGCGCTAACAGCTTCATAAAACAGTTGCTGGAGAAGCAAATGTGGCATaaagttttgctgctgctaacAGGGAAAGCCAGTGGGGAAAAGCCGTCAGGTGGAGGACTCTTCAAAAACTGCAGTCTTTCAGATGTTGACATCGGCAACGTTATCCAACAGTGTGACAGATCGGATAAGCAAGTGCACCTCATAAGATGCTTGATTGAACGAGGAG CTCTGCCCGATGGGATTGGAACCAACTCTGAAATACCACTGCAAATATGCCtcagaaagaattattttgaacTAGTGTATTTGCTGCTGACCAAAGGTGCAGATCCTCAAAATGTCTCCATTGCACAAGGAGATACTCCTTTGCATGCTGCAGTTTCCATCTGTTTAAATAATAGAG ATGGCACTGGTTTAAACATCCTGAACTATCTGCTTGATCTCTTTGCTTCAAGACCTTCTGACTTTCCATATCTTAATCCAAACATACAAGATGACAATGGAAATACAGTGATGCATGTTGTTTTTCAGAGAGGATTTTCAAAACAGGCTAAGAGAATAATGGAGTCATTGGCAAAATTTGATGTTAACtttaatataaaaaacaaattagGAAGAGATGTGAGgcatagaattaaaaaaaatgacccACTGCTACTTGCCTGGAATAATGCTacactggagaaaaagaagtacaGGCAGGATATAGCAGGGCAGTCAGTTAAAACATCTAAGCCCATTCCAGCCTCTGAGATTTCACAGCCAAAGAGCACAGGGCGTTCTTCATCTGGGTCCTCATTAAAGGCACCATCTGGCAGTGCAGTGCATAATGATTTAAAAACCCTGTGTTctgtaaagacaaaaaaagatcaGTTGGCAAAGCAGGAAACAGAAGGAATAAATAGCCCCTTAACGCTGCAGGAAAGTCTAGTGCAGGCAATCACAGCTTTAATTCAGCAATTAAAATTGGGTGACACCCTGAGAAAGGATCATCCTCTGGTACAAAAGCCATCTTCAGCCAAGACTaatttggaagaggaaagaagtgaGTCCTTGCAACCTTGTGGAAGCATAGCTTAtcctgaaggaaaaggaggtgattgggagaaaaagaagggagcAGGGGAATTTAGTATGGACCTGCCTgatggagagaaggaagaaccagaggaagagaaggggaagattCTGGATATTGAGGCATATGTGCAGGAGTTTGATAATATGACCTGGGAAATAGAGTGCACTCCTGAAATGCTGAAGACGTTGGGCAGCAAAGGTGTGCCTCATTATCTGAAAACTAAAACTATAATGACAATTAAGCAGCTTGGCAATGGGGAATGGACTAGGGGCCTTCAGAAGCCACTGAAACACTTGAAAGCTGATATCCAGCTGTATGAAGCCAAGTTGGGCAAAGGTGCAAGAATGCTATGGGAACTTGCAATTGACTTTTCTCCTCGTTGCAGCGAGAGTGCGGAAACGATCATGGagacagaacagagaaaatgtCTTCCAGAAAAATCTGGTAGAGTTTACACGGAAATAATCAGAATTTGGGCCATTGTTCTTGACCACTGCAAGCTGAACCGTGTCTTAGATAATATATGTATTTCCTACAATCGTGGTTTATCCTGCATCTTGAGGAAAAAGCTCAAGGGCATAAATGAAGGACGTCAGAACCACAATGTGACAACACAGAAGCGTGTTCCACGTTGTTATGTTGAAGACCCAGAGGCGGAAAAGTCAAAAGAACATACCATACCTGAGTATTTCCCTCCAGCCAGTGCAGCAGAGTTGGAATACAATATAATGAAATTTCACAGCTTCAGTACTAACATGGCGCTTAACATTATAAATGATGTACATTCTTCTGTTGAATATCCTTTCAGGGTTGGGGAGTTGGAGTATGCAGTAATTGATCTCAATCCAAAGCCCATGGAACCAATCATTTTAATAGGGCGAAGTGGGACAGGAAAGACGACTTGCTGCTTGTATAGGCTTTGGAAGAAATTCTATTCGTACTGGGAAAAATCCACCTTGGCAAATGGTCCTCTGCTGGAGAGGCAAACATGGCAGCAAAGACAGTGCAGTGAGGTTGAAAAAGCTGGGTTAGAGAAGGAAGAGAGTGAACTAAAACAGGACAGTGATGATTCAAGTGAGGAACAGATGAGCGACGAGCAAGACCGGGACAGCGAGGATGAAAATTTTCCTGCAGGCACAGCTGGTGCAGAAATGAATTCATGTGATGACCATGAAGAAGACGAAATGTGTAGTGCAGAAGCATTGAACAGGCTGGAGCACCTGCACCAGATCTTTGTGACAAAAAATCCCGTCTTGTGCCAGGAGGTTCAGAAAAATTTCATTGAACTTAGCAAGTCTTCCAAGGTAACCAGTCACTTCAAGCCTCTGGAGCCAAATGTTCACAAGCTACAAGACATTAAAGATGAAAATTTTCCTCTGTTTGTCACCTCCAAGCAGTTATTGCTGTTACTGGATGCATCCATGCCTGACCCATTTTTTCCAAGAAACGAGGATGGAAGCCTTAAAAGAATCATTGTTGGTTGGAGTCCTCGGGAAGACTTGGTTGTACCAAATTGGcaagatgaggaagaagaaagtaattttgaagCAGAACATGGTGATGATGAAGGAGCTGCAGATGTGTACTCTAGGGAAAGTGATCCTCGGACTTTTGTGACTTATGATGtatttgcaaatgaaatatGGCCAAAAATGATAAAAGGTAAAAGCTTGTACAATCCAGCACTggtttggaaagaaataaaatcatttcTGAAAGGCTCTTTTGAGGCACTGAGTTGCTCTGGAGGTAAACTTACTGAGGAGCAGTACAAAAAGCTAGGCCGAAAGAGATCACCGAATTTCACAGAAGACAGGAGTGAAATCTATCACCTCTTTTGTCTTTATCAACAGATACGATCACAGAGAGGTTACTTCGATGAAGAAGATTTGCTGTATAATTTATCTCAAAGACTCTTAAAGCTCAGGGAGCTGCCATGGTCCATCCATGAATTTTATGGTGACGAGATACAGGATTTCACCCAAGCTGAGCTGGCACTGTTAATGAAATGCATCAATGATCCTAATGCCATGTTTCTAACTGGTGACACTGCCCAGAGCATAATGAAAGGAGTTGCTTTTCGTTTTAGTGATCTGAGGTCATTGTTTCATTATGCAAGCAAGAACTCCGTGAACAAGAAGCAGCGTGTTAGAAAACCGAAAAGGATATATCAGTTGTACCAGAACTACAGGTCCCATTCAG GTATTCTCCATTTAGCATCTGGAGTGGTTGATTTGCTTCAGCATTATTTCCCAGAATCTTTTGATCGGCTTCCTAAGGACTGCGGTCTCTTTGATGGACCGAAACCTACGGTCTTGGAGTCCTGCAGTGTTAGTGACCTAGCAATTCTGCTGAGGggcaacaaaaggaaaacacagcccATTGAATTTGGAGCGCatcag GTGGTATTAGTGGCAAATGAAACTGCAAAGGAGAAGATACCCGAGGAACTTAGTTTAGCACTTGTACTGACAGTTTATGAAGCAAAGGGCTTGGAATTTGATGATGTACTCCTTTACAACTTTTTCACAGACTCAGAG GCTAGTAAAGAATGGAAGATAATTTCTTCTTATACTCCTGATTCGGATGTGCAAGTAGGAAGCAAATTGCTAATCGAAATGCCTTTAGAGGATGCTACTGGTATGCAGAAAAGAACTCCTTTTAATGTAGAAATGTACAAG ATGCTGAATGGAGAACTAAAGCAATTGTATACTGCCGTTACAAGGGCCAGAGTCAATCTTTGGATTTTCGATGAAGACAGTGATAAACGGGCTCCAGCTTTTAAGTATTTCATCAAAAGAGAATTTGTTCAGGTTGTcaaagcagatgaaaagaaag ACTTAGATGACAGCATGTTTGCTAAAACTTCAACTCCAGAAGAATGGATTGCACAGGGAGACTACTATGCTAAACATCAGTTCTGGGAG GTGGCAGCCAAATGTTACCAAAagggaggagcagctgagaagTCAAAACTGGCCCTGGCACACGATGCTGTTCTCAAAGTGCActcaaagaaaagcagcccCAG GGAAAAACAGATGGAATATATGACATTGGCTAAAACTTACTTGGAATGTGGAGAACCAAAACTATCACTAAAATGTCTGTTTCAGTCAAAGGAGTTCCGGCTTTGTGCAGAACTGTGTAGAAAGTTAGGAAAG ATGAAAGATGCTGCAGTTTACTATCAGAAAAGCCAGTGCTACAAAGAAGCATCTGAATGTTACGAACAAATTGAGGAGTTTGATCTGGCAATTAAAATGTATTGTCAGGAAGAACTCTATGAAGAGGCAGCAAAGGCAGTTGAAAG ATATGAAGAGATGTTAAATACAAAAGGACAAATGATTTCCAAACTCTCATGTACAGCAAATCAGTTGTATTTGGAAGCAGCTGCAAAGTACCTGAGTATGAACAGAACTGAGGAAATGATGCAAGTCCTCTCAAAACTTGATATAGAGGATCAGCTTGAGTTTCTGAAGTCTCGTGGATGCTTGCGCCAAACAGCAGACTTGCTGAAAAGGGAAGGTCGAGAGGAAGAAGCTGCAAAGTTAATGAAACAACACGGGTTTGCTCTGGAAGCAGCCAACCTCACAGCTATAAAAGAATTTCGTGCATTGTGTTTGCTTGCTGCAGCACGTGCCGGTGTGACTCGCTGTTCAGAATCGGACCTGGTGGACTTGGAGGTCATCCTAAGAGAAGCCCTCGAACTTTGTGAACAAACTGAGCAGAAGTCTGGCATTGCTGAGGCTGTGTTTTTGCAGGGAACTCTGAAGGGAGACTTCACAAAGCTGAGCAATGCATACTGTCAGTTCCTCTCTCTGAATCACTCTGCTGGTGCAGTTGAAGCTCTCTTTGCATTATCTCGCTGCAGCACTCATAACCAGAACATCCTCTTTATGGCAACGCGTGGCTTAATGGCTCTTCTGAGTCTGGTTAGGGGTTTGAAGAAAGCAGCCACCAATGCGGAGAAAGATATGGTGAAGTCATGCTTTGCTTATTTTGGGATTGTCCCAACAGGTGACAGTTGCCAGGTGTCTCAAAATGAAGCTGAACCCATTCTCAAGTTTTTGCCAGACAAGCCAAGTCTAAAAGAGAGGAAGACAAAAGGTGATCTCTCAGTAAGCACAGAGGAGGTAAAATCAGCTTTGAAACAGCACTTGTTAAGCAGGTTGTGCTCTATCACCCATGTGTTACTGAACAGGCATTACCCTGGTATTTGTATGAAGTTCATTGTTGGCTTGAACTGTGAAGATAAAACCTGTGAGGATTACCATAAGCCCTTGTTGCGCCATGAAGCAAAGACaatatttcagtgtaaaatGCATCTGGTGGCAATAAACGGACTGCTGTTGGAAGCCACACGCACTTTCCCTAAAGAGCTACTGAGTCAGTGCAAAAGCTTTGATGATATTTTGACTGCTGACAAATATGCATCATGTAAAGCCCtcctagaaatgttttttcctaatCATTTTCATTTGAGAATACTGTCTGAGAACCCAAAGGCATGCAAAGAAATACTGGAATTCAGTAACATTATTTCCAAACCCTGTAGAGCAGTGTTGAAGGAGTACATCACATCTAagtttaaaaatgaagacaCTGCAGCCAGAAGAGAATCAACTGACTTGTGGCTAAGGGCTATGCAAGTTTTCATCTTATCTTCAGGATATCCTGAGGAATTtgagaaacttctttttaagGAAGAGGACGATTATAACAAAGAGCTAAACTTTGTGTTGTCAAAggcaaaaaactccccaaagAGTAAAGGCCAAGGAGGAAGGGCCAAAGGAATAGAGGGCAGACATGGTATGTTGCTGCCTGACAAAAATGCCGAAAATGCAGGAAGAACGCACTTGTGCTTCATTCGACTTCTTGAAAATTCACTTGAGCAATTCTATGTTCATAAGAACCCGGAAAActgtaaaaggttttttttccgtTTTATGAATGTCCTGGTCAAGAAATGCACAAGATACCTGATTCCAAGCATAGGAAACACGGTGATGTTGTTGGAATTCCAGTATATGCTCTGTTGTGCTGTCCTGATGCGTCTCTCCAAGAACATTACTCTCTGCTTTCCGAAGAGTTACATTGCTCTCATTCATTACTGGGAGTTTTTGTTCAGAAGCAAGGACCATAACAAAGAACTTAGAGACACATTTTCTATTATACAGGAGTATAGACCAAAGGATGCATATGTAGCTGTACAGAATTTCAGATTTCATCTCTGTTATCTAGCAGAAGTTTTGTGTGGAGTTCATGGAAAGTTCAATGTCCTTCTGGATGCTTTCGAGGATCCTGATTGCATAACTTCAGGGGAGGCTGAGCGGACCGTAGTGCTGTGCTTAGTGATGTTACTGAATGCTGACCAGGTACAGAATTCTAGATATAGATCCCTCTTACGCCACCACTTCCCTGAAATCAAGGTGATGCTGAAATCAATGAGAAAAGACTCTCCCTCTAAAGTGCCTGAAAGATTGCTAAGGGTTGTGGAACAAGTGAGTGATGCTACACACGTAAGAGAAATCGCTGCAGGCCTGCAAGAGCTGCTGACAGAGCGAGATGCAGAGTACTTGGTTGACTGCCGATGGAAGTGGGACTCTGCATACACTCAGGGGCATCCACCCATACGGGGCATCCTGTATGAAACCATAAACCTTGACAGGTTTATGACCTCTTTGGATAAGACAGAATACACTGATGAGCTAGAAAAGGAACTTGAAAGGGTTCATTGCTTAGAGGACCAAAAGGATCCCCTGGAAGTCATTGCACTCAGCAAGCAACAGAAGCAAGAGCAGAAAGCATCTGCTCAACGCCAGCTGCGACGTgtcttccattttgtttttctatgcaTGAAGTGGAAAAGGAAGGCCTGCTCCAAAGCTGAGCCTGTTGCAATGGAAGGAGAGGAATTTTTATCAGAGATCTTCAAAAAAGCAGATATTGACCAAACCCAGTGTGACCTCTGTGGAGTCAGATTTATCCAGAGCTCTGAGAACTATTTCAGCCGGTCAGAAAACATGGAGGCAGACACTTCTGAAGCTGTGACACCAACAGAGATCAGCGGGGAAGAAAAGTTGCatgcagaaggaaatgcagtttctgtGGCCAGTGAGGCTTATGTagagcacagaaacacagatgaacacaaaaataataacattGCCTACAAATACTACGCCGActtttttagaagaaagataGATCCTATAATATATGATGGACTGGAAGTAGTGGAGGCCATTACAGAAAAGACTTACACCCGAGACTACTTAGCATATAAAGAAGGTTCCAACTTAcgccagagaaaaatcaaagagaatATTAAGAAGATTTCAGATGCAGTAGAGGAAATCTATGAGAGAAAAGCCTGGGCTAAAG